One genomic window of Tenacibaculum tangerinum includes the following:
- a CDS encoding AMP-dependent synthetase/ligase has protein sequence MSIEITRLFDFPYYQQENYNLDKAFTTKKDGKWQSISTSEYIKQANAISRGLLRLGIQPNDKIAVISTNNRTEWNVCDIGILQTGAQNVPIYPTISKEDYEYILNHSEATYCFASDETILEKLNQIKKNTKLKEVFTFDDIQGEKSWKDVLELGKDESNQHEVEARKAAIKADDLATLIYTSGTTGRPKGVMLSHKNVVSNVLSSKKRVPLENGQDTGLSFLPVCHIFERMILYLYQYCGISIYFAESIEKLSENAQEVKPNVMTAVPRLYEKIYDKIYAKGADLTGIKRKLFFWAIELGLQYEPYGANGWWYEKKLSIARKLIFSKWQAALGGELKLMVSGSAALQPRLTRVFTAAGMPVMEGYGLTETSPVVSVNDMRNGGFRVGTVGKLIDGVEVKIADNGEILVKGPNVMQGYYKDPEKTAEVLKGGYFHTGDKGEICEDGFLKITGRTKEMFKTSGGKYIIPPLLEGELKQSRFIEQAMVIGEGQKMAAAFIQLNFEFVREWAQRHHIKVGTNKDLVSNPKVIKRIQEEVDYANTKFGKWETIKKFELTEDEWSIDGGQLTPTMKMKRNIIKEMYKDLYDKIYKE, from the coding sequence ATGTCGATTGAAATTACTCGCCTTTTTGACTTTCCGTATTATCAACAAGAAAACTATAATTTAGACAAAGCATTTACCACAAAAAAAGACGGTAAATGGCAATCTATTTCAACCAGTGAATATATTAAACAAGCCAATGCCATAAGTAGAGGTTTGTTGCGATTAGGAATACAGCCTAACGATAAAATCGCTGTAATTTCAACTAACAATAGAACCGAATGGAATGTTTGTGATATTGGAATATTACAAACAGGAGCTCAAAATGTTCCTATCTATCCAACTATTTCTAAAGAAGATTACGAATATATTTTAAACCACTCTGAAGCTACCTATTGTTTTGCTTCTGATGAAACGATTTTAGAAAAACTAAATCAAATAAAAAAGAATACAAAACTGAAAGAGGTTTTTACGTTTGATGATATTCAAGGAGAAAAAAGCTGGAAAGATGTTTTAGAGTTAGGAAAAGATGAAAGCAATCAGCATGAAGTTGAAGCACGTAAAGCTGCTATTAAAGCTGACGATTTAGCTACCTTAATTTATACTTCAGGAACCACAGGACGTCCGAAAGGAGTTATGCTAAGTCATAAAAATGTAGTTTCAAACGTACTCAGCAGTAAAAAACGTGTTCCGTTAGAAAACGGTCAAGATACAGGCTTAAGTTTCTTACCTGTTTGCCACATTTTTGAACGTATGATTTTGTATTTATATCAATACTGTGGTATTTCTATTTATTTTGCCGAGTCTATCGAAAAATTGAGTGAAAATGCTCAAGAAGTAAAACCCAATGTTATGACCGCCGTACCGAGGTTGTATGAAAAAATATATGATAAAATATATGCCAAAGGAGCTGATTTGACAGGAATTAAAAGAAAGTTGTTCTTTTGGGCGATCGAATTAGGCTTGCAATACGAACCCTATGGAGCGAACGGATGGTGGTATGAAAAAAAGCTAAGCATTGCTCGTAAACTTATTTTCTCGAAATGGCAAGCTGCGTTAGGTGGAGAGTTAAAACTCATGGTCTCTGGTTCGGCTGCTTTGCAACCTCGTTTAACAAGAGTATTTACCGCCGCGGGTATGCCAGTTATGGAGGGTTATGGACTTACAGAAACCTCTCCTGTAGTATCCGTAAACGATATGCGTAATGGAGGGTTTAGAGTAGGTACTGTAGGAAAATTAATTGATGGCGTTGAGGTAAAAATAGCCGACAATGGAGAGATTTTAGTAAAAGGACCCAATGTAATGCAAGGGTACTACAAAGACCCCGAAAAAACAGCAGAAGTGTTAAAAGGCGGTTATTTTCATACGGGAGATAAAGGAGAAATTTGTGAAGACGGCTTCTTAAAAATTACAGGACGTACCAAAGAAATGTTTAAAACCTCAGGGGGTAAATATATCATTCCACCCTTATTAGAAGGTGAGTTAAAACAGTCTCGTTTTATAGAGCAAGCAATGGTCATTGGAGAAGGACAAAAAATGGCGGCTGCTTTTATTCAGTTGAATTTCGAATTTGTTCGCGAATGGGCGCAAAGACATCACATTAAAGTGGGTACCAATAAAGACTTGGTAAGCAACCCCAAGGTAATAAAGCGTATTCAAGAAGAAGTGGACTATGCCAACACCAAATTTGGTAAATGGGAAACGATTAAAAAGTTTGAATTAACCGAAGATGAATGGTCTATCGACGGAGGTCAGCTCACCCCTACCATGAAAATGAAACGAAACATTATTAAAGAAATGTATAAAGACTTATACGATAAAATTTATAAAGAGTAA
- a CDS encoding RluA family pseudouridine synthase, which yields MTKIISFSSDISTIKLPNKFDYPYNYSPHPLAKIAAKELQQYLTTQTDFSHNFGIKNPEEANALGKMFGVLVVQESNKKLGYLAAFSGKLDDSTQHQHFVPPVYDVLDANGFYLKTEKQLNELTRKIGYLESPSAFIEAKKAYQETQQLHEKLLTDEQSKIKQRRKLRKKVGQQNNQLNINEEFYLREYEVYLNDKIVPLKKAYDIQQGQIEELKQQRADLSAWVQQEIFKKYVFLNYRGNSQNLFAIFNDTSQNIPAGAGDCCAPKLLQYAYKHQLKPICMAEFWWGKPLQTSIRKHQNYYPACTGKCKPILTYMLQGLHVDENPLNTLLKKEKALTIIYEDAELLVINKPNDLLSVPGKEIKDSVYSRIQKLYPHATGPLIVHRLDMATSGILLVAKNEETYKSLQAQFIHKTIQKRYVAVLDGVLKDKKGTIELPIRVDLNDRPKQLVCYQYGKRACTTWEIIEVLEHTTKVHLYPITGRTHQLRVHAAHHLGLNTPILGDDLYGTKADRLYLHAEKITFVHPTTKEQVSFTVPAPF from the coding sequence ATGACTAAAATTATTTCTTTTTCTTCGGATATTTCTACCATCAAATTACCAAATAAGTTTGATTATCCTTATAACTATTCGCCACATCCACTCGCTAAAATAGCTGCTAAAGAATTGCAACAGTATTTAACCACCCAAACCGATTTTTCTCACAACTTCGGAATTAAAAATCCTGAAGAAGCAAATGCCCTCGGAAAAATGTTTGGAGTCTTAGTGGTACAAGAGTCAAATAAAAAGTTAGGGTATTTGGCTGCTTTTTCAGGAAAATTAGACGATAGCACACAGCATCAACATTTTGTTCCGCCTGTATATGATGTTTTAGATGCCAACGGATTTTACCTCAAAACAGAAAAGCAACTCAATGAATTAACTCGTAAAATAGGATATCTAGAAAGTCCTTCTGCTTTTATCGAAGCAAAAAAAGCCTATCAAGAAACACAGCAACTGCACGAAAAGCTTTTAACCGACGAGCAATCAAAAATCAAACAACGCAGAAAGCTTAGAAAAAAGGTAGGGCAACAAAACAATCAGCTTAATATCAATGAAGAGTTTTATCTACGTGAATATGAAGTGTATTTAAACGATAAAATAGTTCCTTTAAAAAAAGCATACGATATACAACAAGGTCAAATCGAGGAGTTAAAACAGCAACGTGCAGACCTTTCAGCGTGGGTTCAACAAGAAATATTCAAGAAGTATGTTTTTCTTAACTATCGAGGAAACTCTCAAAATCTCTTCGCTATTTTTAATGATACATCCCAAAATATTCCTGCGGGTGCGGGTGATTGTTGTGCTCCTAAACTCTTGCAATACGCCTACAAACACCAACTAAAACCTATTTGTATGGCAGAATTTTGGTGGGGTAAACCTTTGCAAACTTCCATCAGAAAACATCAAAATTACTACCCTGCATGTACAGGCAAATGCAAACCTATTTTAACATATATGCTTCAAGGATTGCATGTTGATGAGAATCCGTTAAATACGCTACTAAAGAAAGAAAAAGCACTTACAATTATTTATGAAGATGCAGAGTTGTTGGTTATTAATAAGCCTAATGACTTACTATCAGTGCCAGGAAAGGAAATAAAAGACTCGGTGTATAGTCGTATTCAAAAATTATATCCACATGCTACAGGTCCGTTGATAGTGCATCGTTTAGATATGGCTACTTCTGGAATCCTACTCGTAGCTAAAAATGAAGAAACGTATAAAAGCTTACAAGCACAATTTATTCATAAAACCATACAAAAACGCTATGTAGCAGTATTAGACGGTGTTTTAAAAGATAAAAAAGGAACAATTGAGTTACCAATTAGAGTAGACCTAAACGACCGACCTAAACAGCTTGTTTGTTATCAATACGGAAAAAGAGCATGCACTACTTGGGAAATCATAGAAGTTTTAGAGCATACAACGAAAGTACACTTGTATCCTATAACCGGACGCACACATCAATTACGTGTACACGCTGCACATCATTTGGGACTCAATACTCCCATTCTTGGCGATGATTTATATGGAACAAAAGCAGATAGATTGTATTTACACGCTGAAAAAATTACGTTTGTACATCCTACTACCAAAGAGCAAGTCAGTTTTACTGTCCCCGCACCTTTTTAG
- a CDS encoding MFS transporter, producing MYKIGDKKLINGWAFYDWANSVYSLVISTAVFPLYYSGVTEGKIVRFLGMDWEHPDSLYSYALSFSFLVVAFISPILSGIADYTGSKKKFMKFFCTLGAVSVMSLYFFDGIDTIWVGIVFTILASIGFWASLVFYNAYLPEVAHPEQQDRASAKGFVYGYIGSVILLLLNLAMIMFPETLGISAGMASRISFVMVGLWWLGFAQITFKTLPGNIYNKKPEKDYIWRGYKELKIVAKEIVNYPTLKRFLIAFFFLSIGVQTIILMAALFGSSELKLESTNMIITILLVQIVAILGASLFSRFSDRYGNFTALKVTIGIWMLVCFCAFLLDKSQEHVAIYFYGLGGLLGLVQGAIQTLTRSTYSKLLPETEDHATYFSFYDVTEKIAIVLGTAVYGVLYAKTGSMQWSVLCLAIFFLISFLILNTLKKTKYVA from the coding sequence ATGTACAAAATAGGAGACAAGAAGTTAATAAACGGATGGGCATTTTACGATTGGGCAAACTCAGTATATTCATTAGTGATTAGTACCGCAGTTTTTCCGTTGTATTACAGCGGCGTAACAGAAGGTAAAATTGTACGCTTTTTAGGAATGGATTGGGAGCATCCAGATAGTTTGTACAGCTACGCGTTGTCGTTTTCATTTTTAGTGGTGGCTTTCATCTCACCCATTTTATCGGGTATTGCCGATTATACTGGAAGTAAGAAAAAATTTATGAAGTTTTTCTGTACGCTAGGAGCAGTATCGGTAATGAGTTTGTATTTTTTTGATGGAATAGATACGATATGGGTAGGAATTGTATTTACTATTTTAGCAAGTATCGGTTTTTGGGCGAGTTTGGTGTTTTACAACGCTTATTTACCCGAAGTAGCGCATCCAGAACAACAAGATAGAGCGAGTGCTAAAGGTTTTGTATACGGATATATAGGCTCTGTTATTTTATTGTTATTGAACTTAGCTATGATTATGTTTCCTGAAACTTTAGGAATTAGTGCAGGAATGGCGTCTAGAATCTCTTTCGTGATGGTAGGTTTATGGTGGTTAGGCTTTGCGCAAATAACGTTTAAAACGTTGCCTGGTAACATCTATAATAAAAAACCTGAAAAAGACTATATATGGAGAGGTTATAAGGAGTTAAAAATTGTAGCGAAAGAAATAGTAAATTATCCAACCTTAAAACGCTTTCTAATTGCTTTTTTCTTTTTAAGTATTGGGGTACAAACCATCATTTTAATGGCAGCTCTTTTTGGTTCTTCAGAATTAAAGTTAGAATCAACGAATATGATAATTACGATCTTATTGGTACAAATAGTAGCTATTTTGGGAGCTTCTTTATTTTCTAGGTTTTCAGATAGGTATGGAAACTTTACAGCGCTAAAAGTAACTATCGGAATATGGATGTTGGTGTGCTTTTGTGCTTTTTTATTAGATAAGTCTCAAGAACATGTCGCCATTTATTTTTATGGGTTAGGAGGTTTGTTAGGACTGGTACAAGGAGCGATTCAAACCCTAACACGTTCTACCTATTCTAAATTGTTGCCAGAAACCGAAGACCATGCGACCTATTTTAGTTTTTATGATGTTACTGAAAAAATAGCCATTGTTTTAGGTACGGCTGTATACGGAGTTTTATATGCGAAAACCGGCTCTATGCAATGGAGTGTGTTGTGTTTGGCTATTTTCTTTTTAATCTCGTTTCTTATTTTAAACACCCTTAAAAAGACAAAATACGTTGCATAA
- a CDS encoding M48 family metallopeptidase, whose protein sequence is MKKIMTLAFLAVFLVDCSTVPITGRKRLNFVDDAQILPASFAQYKGFLEENKLSTNTAKVNQVKRVGKNISAAVDRFMRANGMKAEADAYRWEFNLVEDETVNAWCLPGGKVVFYTGILPICANEDGIASVMGHEVAHAFAKHGQERMSTGQLQQLGGMAVALGTQNSKNAEMWNMAYGLGTQVGVMLPFSRQHETEADKLGLVFMIMAGYRGEEAAEVWVRMSQRNGAGGAPPEFMSTHPSNQTRIQTLRNFLPEAKRLAAKFNTPASK, encoded by the coding sequence ATGAAAAAAATAATGACCTTGGCTTTTTTAGCTGTTTTTTTGGTAGACTGTAGTACAGTGCCAATAACTGGAAGAAAACGATTAAATTTTGTAGATGATGCTCAAATTTTACCTGCTAGTTTTGCACAGTACAAGGGTTTTTTAGAAGAGAATAAATTATCTACCAATACCGCAAAAGTGAATCAAGTGAAACGTGTTGGTAAGAACATTTCTGCCGCTGTAGATCGCTTTATGAGAGCTAACGGAATGAAAGCTGAAGCCGATGCTTACAGATGGGAATTTAATTTAGTAGAAGACGAAACCGTAAACGCTTGGTGTTTGCCAGGAGGAAAAGTAGTTTTCTATACAGGAATTTTACCCATTTGTGCGAATGAAGACGGAATTGCTTCTGTGATGGGGCACGAGGTAGCACATGCTTTTGCAAAACACGGACAAGAGCGTATGTCTACAGGACAGCTACAACAATTAGGAGGCATGGCAGTAGCATTGGGTACTCAAAATAGCAAAAATGCCGAAATGTGGAACATGGCGTACGGTTTAGGAACTCAAGTAGGAGTTATGCTACCGTTTAGCAGACAACACGAAACAGAGGCAGATAAATTAGGGTTGGTTTTTATGATTATGGCAGGATATAGAGGAGAAGAAGCAGCAGAAGTATGGGTACGAATGAGCCAACGAAATGGCGCTGGAGGAGCACCACCAGAATTTATGAGTACACACCCGTCGAATCAAACACGTATTCAAACATTACGAAATTTTTTACCTGAAGCAAAAAGATTGGCAGCCAAATTCAACACGCCCGCGAGTAAATAA
- a CDS encoding alpha/beta hydrolase yields the protein MNFTHSKIATPTLNIPKPIIFTAQALQIISTNWAAKFGAKIFTTPVNFTIPKRERVLLESAQKTTLHIPAISRDIKVLSYGYAPKKVLWVHGWAGRSTQHYLIADKLLEKGYMVISFDGPAHGESSGKTTHLLEFLATIAELNKQFGPFEAAIGHSFGGVCLYNAIPEGFAVNKLVTVGAADTLSDVILNFTKNLHVKPRIAYKMKRLFDKQWQRDIDTHASSYKAKSISIPTLVVHDSSDGDVAVSCALAIRQNLVNGKLLITEGLGHTKILRNAKVASKIVDFIIQES from the coding sequence ATGAATTTCACGCATTCTAAAATAGCAACTCCCACTCTTAACATCCCCAAGCCTATTATTTTTACGGCACAAGCTTTACAAATTATATCTACGAATTGGGCGGCAAAATTTGGTGCTAAAATTTTTACCACACCTGTAAACTTTACCATTCCTAAAAGAGAGAGGGTACTGCTAGAGAGCGCACAAAAAACAACACTACACATACCCGCTATTTCCAGAGACATTAAAGTACTTTCTTATGGATATGCTCCTAAAAAAGTATTGTGGGTACACGGTTGGGCAGGAAGAAGTACACAACATTATTTGATTGCTGATAAATTATTAGAAAAGGGGTACATGGTTATTTCGTTTGACGGACCTGCACATGGTGAATCTTCTGGTAAAACTACCCACCTACTTGAATTCTTAGCCACTATCGCTGAACTCAACAAGCAATTCGGACCGTTTGAAGCTGCTATCGGACATTCGTTTGGAGGGGTATGCTTATACAATGCGATTCCAGAAGGTTTTGCTGTAAATAAATTGGTTACTGTGGGGGCTGCCGATACCCTATCAGATGTCATCTTAAATTTTACTAAAAACTTACACGTAAAACCTCGTATCGCTTATAAAATGAAACGTTTGTTTGATAAACAATGGCAACGAGATATTGACACCCATGCTTCGAGTTACAAAGCCAAAAGCATATCAATACCTACACTAGTGGTACACGATTCATCTGATGGTGATGTGGCTGTAAGTTGTGCTCTTGCTATACGTCAAAACTTAGTAAATGGAAAGCTTTTAATTACAGAAGGATTAGGACATACCAAAATTCTTCGCAATGCAAAAGTAGCCTCCAAAATTGTAGACTTTATAATTCAAGAATCATGA
- the msrB gene encoding peptide-methionine (R)-S-oxide reductase MsrB has translation MSACAQSKKKHTINKTDSEWKELLTPMQYFVLREAGTERPNSSPLNYNKEKGVYVCAACKTPLYQSQHKYDSGSGWPSFDRAIEGNVAQDTDYKLGYARTELKCATCGGHLGHSFDDGPQETTGKRHCINGVALDFIPKK, from the coding sequence ATGTCTGCTTGCGCTCAAAGCAAGAAAAAACATACCATTAACAAAACCGACAGTGAGTGGAAAGAGCTACTAACACCTATGCAATATTTTGTGTTAAGAGAAGCGGGTACCGAACGTCCGAATTCAAGTCCTTTAAACTACAACAAAGAGAAGGGAGTGTATGTTTGTGCTGCTTGCAAAACTCCGTTATACCAATCGCAACACAAATACGATTCAGGCAGCGGTTGGCCTTCTTTTGATAGGGCTATTGAGGGTAATGTAGCACAAGACACCGATTATAAACTCGGATATGCGCGTACCGAATTGAAATGTGCTACGTGTGGCGGACATCTAGGGCATTCGTTTGATGATGGCCCTCAAGAAACTACAGGCAAACGCCATTGCATTAACGGAGTTGCTTTAGACTTTATTCCTAAAAAATAA
- a CDS encoding DUF1572 family protein has product MINSYLTSAQKQFKYYKSLGDNTFKQLNEEQFFWQAGEESNSIAIITKHIAGNMLSRWTNFLSEDGEKDWRNRDDEFVNSFTTKEEVVAYWEQGWSRLFATIDTLTEADLEKIVYIRNHGHTVTEAINRQLCHYAYHIGQLVFLGKMLQNEKWTSLSIPKNASNQYNAEKFSKEKKRNHFTDDL; this is encoded by the coding sequence ATGATTAATTCTTACCTAACCAGTGCACAAAAACAATTCAAATACTATAAGTCTTTAGGAGACAACACCTTTAAGCAACTGAATGAAGAACAGTTTTTTTGGCAAGCGGGTGAGGAAAGTAATTCTATTGCCATTATTACCAAACACATTGCTGGAAATATGCTTTCTAGATGGACGAACTTCCTCTCTGAAGATGGCGAGAAAGACTGGCGCAATCGTGATGATGAATTTGTCAATTCTTTTACTACCAAAGAAGAAGTTGTTGCGTATTGGGAACAAGGGTGGAGCCGTTTGTTTGCTACAATTGACACGCTTACGGAAGCCGATTTAGAAAAAATCGTGTACATTAGAAATCATGGACATACCGTTACAGAGGCTATCAACAGACAGTTATGCCATTACGCTTACCATATCGGTCAGTTGGTTTTCTTAGGAAAAATGCTTCAAAATGAAAAATGGACATCTTTATCCATCCCTAAAAATGCTTCTAATCAATACAATGCAGAAAAGTTTTCCAAAGAAAAAAAACGCAACCATTTTACAGATGATTTATAA
- the ffh gene encoding signal recognition particle protein, translating to MFNNLSEKLDKALHTLKGHGKITEVNVAETLKEVRRALLDADVNFKIAKEFTKSVKEKALGQDVLTTLNPGQLMVKLVKDELTELMGGDTVGINLGGSPTVILMSGLQGSGKTTFSGKLANYLKTKKTKQVLLVGCDVYRPAAINQLRVVGEQIGVEVYAEEGNQNPVEISQNAIKHAKANGKNVVIIDTAGRLAVDEEMMTEIANIHKAVNPQETLFVVDSMTGQDAVNTAKAFNDILNFDGVVLTKLDGDTRGGAALSIKSVVDKPIKFIGTGEKMDAIDVFHPDRMADRILGMGDVISLVERAQEQYDEEEARKLQKKIAKNQFGFDDFLNQINQIKKMGSMKDLVGMIPGAGKALKDVDIDDDAFKGIEAIIHSMTPEERTTPAVINASRKKRIAKGSGTSVQEVNQLMKQFDQMSKMMKMMQGGGGRKMMQMMKGMR from the coding sequence ATGTTTAATAATTTAAGCGAAAAGTTAGATAAGGCGTTACATACGCTGAAAGGACACGGAAAAATTACTGAAGTTAACGTTGCGGAAACCTTGAAAGAAGTCCGCAGAGCTTTGCTAGATGCCGATGTTAACTTTAAAATTGCAAAAGAGTTTACCAAATCTGTTAAAGAGAAGGCTTTAGGACAAGACGTATTAACGACGTTAAACCCTGGGCAGCTAATGGTAAAATTGGTTAAAGATGAATTAACCGAATTAATGGGCGGAGATACAGTAGGTATTAACCTAGGCGGTTCTCCAACTGTAATTTTAATGTCGGGTTTACAAGGGTCGGGTAAAACCACTTTTTCTGGTAAACTGGCGAACTACCTTAAAACCAAGAAAACAAAACAAGTATTGTTGGTAGGATGTGATGTATACCGTCCTGCGGCAATCAACCAGTTGCGTGTTGTTGGAGAACAAATTGGGGTTGAGGTATATGCCGAAGAAGGCAATCAAAACCCTGTAGAAATTTCTCAAAATGCGATTAAGCATGCCAAAGCAAACGGTAAAAATGTGGTGATTATCGATACCGCAGGTCGTTTGGCGGTGGATGAAGAAATGATGACCGAAATTGCCAACATTCACAAAGCTGTGAATCCGCAAGAAACCTTGTTTGTGGTAGACTCTATGACAGGACAAGATGCGGTGAATACTGCCAAGGCTTTTAACGATATCTTGAATTTTGACGGAGTCGTGTTAACCAAATTAGATGGTGATACACGAGGGGGTGCTGCATTATCGATTAAATCGGTAGTAGACAAGCCTATCAAATTTATTGGTACGGGTGAGAAAATGGATGCCATCGATGTATTCCATCCAGACCGTATGGCAGATCGTATTTTAGGAATGGGAGACGTGATTTCGTTAGTAGAGCGTGCCCAAGAGCAATACGACGAAGAAGAGGCTAGAAAACTACAAAAGAAGATTGCCAAAAATCAGTTTGGTTTTGATGATTTCTTGAATCAAATCAATCAAATCAAAAAGATGGGGAGCATGAAAGACTTGGTAGGAATGATTCCAGGAGCTGGTAAGGCTTTAAAAGATGTAGATATTGACGACGATGCTTTTAAAGGTATTGAAGCCATTATACATTCGATGACTCCTGAAGAAAGAACAACACCTGCTGTGATTAATGCAAGTCGTAAAAAACGAATCGCCAAAGGTTCGGGGACTTCGGTGCAAGAAGTCAACCAATTAATGAAGCAATTCGACCAAATGAGCAAAATGATGAAGATGATGCAAGGCGGTGGCGGAAGAAAAATGATGCAAATGATGAAAGGCATGAGATAA
- the folD gene encoding bifunctional methylenetetrahydrofolate dehydrogenase/methenyltetrahydrofolate cyclohydrolase FolD, whose translation MILLDGKKTSADIKEEIALEVAALKANDKKVPHLAAVIVGSDGASLTYVNAKVKACERVGFESTLIRLPEDTTEEELLNEIAILNVDNDIDGFIVQLPLPDHIDEQKVLMAVDPDKDVDGFHPMNVGKMTLNLPTFISATPFGILELLERYKVETSGKNVVIIGRSHIVGSPMSILLSQKRKVGNATVTLTHSRTKNLQEVTKKADIIVAAIGIPEFLKADMVKDDVVVIDVGITRVADASRKNGFRLVGDVAFNEVAAKASHITPVPGGVGPMTIAMLLKNTLLACERREEGC comes from the coding sequence ATGATTTTACTAGACGGCAAAAAAACATCAGCAGATATTAAAGAAGAAATTGCTTTAGAAGTAGCAGCATTGAAAGCAAACGATAAAAAGGTACCACATTTGGCAGCTGTTATTGTGGGTAGCGACGGTGCCAGTTTAACTTATGTAAATGCCAAAGTAAAAGCCTGCGAACGTGTAGGGTTTGAATCTACCTTAATTCGCCTTCCAGAAGACACTACCGAAGAAGAATTGTTAAATGAAATTGCCATCTTGAATGTTGATAATGATATAGACGGATTTATCGTACAATTACCCCTACCCGACCATATTGACGAACAAAAGGTACTCATGGCAGTTGATCCCGATAAAGACGTCGATGGTTTTCACCCGATGAATGTGGGAAAAATGACGTTGAACTTGCCTACATTTATCTCTGCCACTCCTTTTGGTATTTTAGAATTGTTAGAACGCTATAAGGTTGAAACTTCGGGCAAAAATGTAGTGATTATTGGTCGTAGCCATATTGTAGGAAGTCCGATGAGCATTTTACTATCACAAAAAAGAAAGGTAGGAAATGCCACCGTTACCTTAACCCATAGCAGAACCAAAAACCTACAAGAGGTTACCAAAAAAGCCGATATTATCGTTGCTGCCATTGGTATTCCTGAGTTTTTAAAAGCCGATATGGTAAAAGACGACGTAGTGGTTATTGATGTAGGAATTACCAGAGTTGCCGATGCTTCTAGAAAAAACGGTTTTCGATTGGTAGGAGACGTTGCTTTTAACGAGGTAGCCGCAAAGGCATCGCACATTACCCCTGTACCGGGCGGTGTGGGGCCTATGACCATTGCCATGCTCTTAAAAAACACCTTATTGGCTTGTGAGCGTAGAGAAGAAGGGTGTTAA